Part of the Lolium rigidum isolate FL_2022 chromosome 6, APGP_CSIRO_Lrig_0.1, whole genome shotgun sequence genome, tatatagtggcaagtgtcaaatgttttgcatacaactcttaattcatacaaaattcacaatttcgagatacaaagtagtcttcatccggttcctcctttgctccgtcatctctacccaccaggctcgcttgcatcggggtccttcatccagttcctactatgatgaaaatggaagaaagtgagaccaacaagtccgatgcacaagagaaatggaataaatgcctcatacattgttggtcaacacaaatattaacattcagggacggtgtaagtgagaccaagtccgatgcacaagagattgatatttgtgctatcttaccagactcacttacgccgcccccgagtgtacggtgaccaaacattttaatcatcggcattttgaaaatgtcaaagcaaatggaatgacaaaatggaataagtgcctcatacattgttggtcaacacaaatattaacatttagggatggcgtaagtgagaccaagtccgatgcacaagagattgatatttgtgctatcttaccgagctcacttacgccacccccaagtgtacggtgaccaacattttaatcatcggcattttgaaaataccaaagcaaatggaatgacaagggcctcatactttgttggtcgaaacaaatattaacattccgggacggagttagcgagccaggtaggatgcacaagagattgatatttgtgcaatcacacgaggctcactaacaccgccccgagtgtacggtgaccaagcattttaatcatcggcattttgaaaatctcaaagcaaatggaatgacaaaatggaataagtgcctcatacattgttggtcaacacaaatattaacatttagggatggtgtaagcgaggccgggtaggatgcacaagagattgatatttgtgctatcttaccaggctcacttacgccacccccgagtgtacggtgaccaaacattttaatcatcggcattttgaaaatctcaaagcaaatggaatgacaaaatagaatatgtgcctcatacattgttggtcaacacaaatactttgcggaagggcccctttccccggtcggcgttcagtcaacgggtgcttgacgacacaacaacgccgatccgcatctccggcgcggaaccacgccggtccctcgctgtccagtgaacgagtccttgatgcaaagaccgtgccggcctgcccagcattatgccgggccgtgttgccgcgcttcaagccgtgtgtccgcgcccgcatctgttcgccttcttgccggtgaaccaataggctgatcgttggaataaggaaaccgatgacagccggtcgcaagattaaattgcgatcggccgtcatcggcttccttattccaacgattagtctattcgttcaccgggcaagaaggcgaagagtgcgagggcgcatgatcgacacggcctgaagcgcgacaacgagggtcggcatgatgctagggaggctggcaccgtcttggcattaaggactcgttcacgtatcggacggcgagagaagaaaagtggtgctgcgccggagaggcatgtcggcgttgttgtctcatcaaggactcgttcacggaacggcggccagggaaagggggctcgtctacaaagtatattgcggcgtataggtgaccaaacattctaatcatcggcactaaaatggaagaaaggccaatgcaattaagaagtagctagtatgaactaaatggaatgcctcatactttgttggtcgaaacaaatatgaacatcccgggatggcgttagtgaggccaggtaggatgcacaagagattgatatttgtgccatcacaccaggctcactagcgacacctcggagtgtacagattgaccgaacattctaatcatcggcactaaaatggaagaaagagccaagtggtatcaactaaatggaatgcctcatactttgttggtcgaaacaaatattaacatccagggatggagtaagtgaggtcaggtaggatgcacaagatattgatatttgtgccatcacaccaagcctcacttgctccaccactactagaaaacaggctatcagtggcgcaccagtttttgctatcagtggcgcactagtggtgcgccactactatcacgccactactaacaactagcagtggcgcactagcggTGCGCTACTGCTATCtggcttagtagtggcgcaccaagtagtgcgccactactagcttcgcGGTGCGCCAGTGCTGAATGTcttgaggtgcgccactacttccTTAcagagtgcgccactgctaaaatgtctgaggtgcgccactacttccTTACATAGTGCGCCATTGCTTGTTGAGTAAATAATAAAAAAAAGGCCACGTGGGATAGGCCCTGGGTGCAGTAGCAGTGCATGTGAGTTGACCCATCGATAAAAGTCACTTTTATTCAGTTATTATAAATCATTGTTATTACAGGACCCAAATGAAAAAATACAACCCAGTTTCCAAACTTTGCATCTAGAACCCTAAAAAGAACCAAAAAAAAGCAATCAACTCCTGCACGCCCCCTTCTCCTCGTCCCGATCTCGACCCTGCCGTCCTCGTCCCGCACCAGCCGCCCCGCCATCGGGTAGAAGGGCACGAGCGCGTCCGCCAGCGCGCGCCGCATCCGGTCAGCGTCGAAGAAGGAGCCgtctccggcgtcggcgccggaGTCGGGGCGGCGGTAGAAGTAGACGCTGGGCGTGTGGAAGCGCGGGACCACGAGGTCGAGGTTGGAGTTCCAGAGCCTCTCCCGCGGCCGCTCCGCCGCCGGGCGCACCATGGTCGACCGCCTCACCGTGATCGCCGCCGCCATCTGCATGCCGCCAGACGCATTCGGACGAACGGATCGTGAGCAGAAGgaaattataaaaaataaaaagcgcGTGTGCCAGGAGAAAGTGAACAGAGCGGAGGCGGAGGGTGGCTGACCTTGAAGTTGAAGATGAAGACGGATCGGATCTGCGGTGGGGGAGCAGAAGACGTGATGGTTGGGCGACAGCAGCAGCTCTAGGTGGAGAGCTGGTTGGCGAGAGGTGGGGCGGAGGTGGTTATATAGGCCCGGGCGGGCGGGGGCGGGGCGGCGCAGCTCCCGTGGCTCCGGTGAGGGGTTGGTGTGGGAAGGCGACCGGAGGCGATAGGGACGGACGGATAGAGGAGCAACGGGAATGTGGTGGCCGGCGCTCGGGATCTGGATCTGTGGATCTGTGGATCTGTTTGGGGCGATAAGTTTGGGAGGAGGGTGGAGATGTCGTGGGGTGGTGGCGATAAGTGTGGGTGGGTGCGGTGGGGTGGTGGGTGCGGTGTGGAGGTGTCGTGGTCTGTGGCGACACGTGCGCGGTGGGTGTGGTGGCGCACCACATCTAGTGCGCTATAGATATGGACATcacagtggcgcaccaaatataggtgcgccattgctattgaaatagcaatggcgcacttatatttggtgcgccactgctaactctaGATCAATCTATAACCCAGTTTTATAATTAGTAGTGGCCCACGATTACACTAGTGCGCCATTGGTATTTTTGTAGCAGTGGAGCACCTAttattggtgcgccactactatatagcagtggagcaccactagaggggtgcgccactactagtgatcttacggctaggcctttttctagtagtgcacccccgagtgtacgagtgatcgaccaaccatctaatcatcgacaactaaatcacttggggtaatgttaaaatgtttgtctccatatttgggagacatttttaatattggagtctagctaatggaaatcaagaactagtcttgatctccaaatggtgattagagggaatttattcatcttaagcaacattagggacaaatgggatcatgcaagggacttgggtcatttggatcataaggcatcaattaaggaggcaaccagtggacaaagggaaacatttgatgatccattatcataggcaacaaagcagacaactttttcccctctaatctagctagagtccttaaaagaaatccatcataagcatggtcaaatacacatatatatagcatggggcagatgctccaaagggattatatattcatcacttggtaatttggagagcaaacaagcagtagccatatcactcaatccaataatatagtaatttggatcataaggcatcaattaaggaggcaaccaggggacaaagggaaacattttatgatccattatcataggcaacaaagcagcaactttctcccctctaatctagctagagtccttaaaagaaatccatcataagcatggtcaaatacacatatatagcatggggcggatgctccaaagggattatatattcatcacttggtaatttggagagcaaacaagcaagtagccatatcactcaatccaataatatagtaatttggatcataaggcatcaattaaggcctaacagagcatgcaaaacatttgaagatcattggggtaatgttaaaatgtttgtctccatatttgggagacatttttaatattggagtcaacccaagtcccaagccagaGCTACACACACACACGACCAAACAGCTCACCGGGCAGGTGTGCATGCCCAACGAAGCACACACGGGCCGGTGAGTCACCACATGCTTGCCaggccaaaatgggtagaatacccagtttgtatcatcatccggctactaagccatttggtggaaGCAACCGAAGATCAGccgaaggaaatcaccaagggaacattggtatgtcagtatggtgacactaccgagagaaatccaacatggattaatccctaactagccatccaaactcacctagcaccacacaGCCTAGTTATACCATCGgaatatagacatttaaatgtctattttgttttcaacagaaaaagctactggtaatctagtcatggatcacccggatagcatgagagagtcacaacaacagccacaggtaaggggagccacccttggacaacataaaggctgtcagtggctacctcaaacccataggaacattcactaagccaccgcatcataacccaatagggctcaagcatgagctagggtacccaatcaatgattggcaaccctctagctacatccagatccatccatgagatcattacttGCTCAgcgagttcatctcatttatctaatCAATCAAGTTAAACTAACCGGATAAATGAAATGCATAATTAACGATGCACCAGACTATTGCAAATGATCCGGAGGACATttaaatccgacaaagtaatttggagagcaaacaagcaagtagccatatcacttggtaatttggagagcaaacaagtagtagccatatcactcaatccgacaaagtaatttcgtcgagcactttgtgcccgcacgggagaggaagagggaggggagggagaggtggagctcaccgacgatgtctgttggaggagcggccgggtagaggaagagggaggggccgggtaggggtggacgaggaggtcgacgatgatggcgagggcggcggctcctcctccttgacgcggagccggcccctcctcctccatgcggcggccgcccctcctcctccacgccgcggcggcttgtgctgctggtggcggggatgggtggagcgtggcggcatgcggccctcgcggaggaaggaggcggcggcggcgacgacgacggccacgctcaccatggaaggcagcggcgcgcgagggagaggaagaggggtggacgaggaagtacgggcggcgacgcgcgagggagaggaagaggggtggaggaggaagaagtacgggcggcggcgcgcgagggagaggaagaggggtggaggaggaagaagtacgggcggggggggggggtacgggtggttatagaaggcgctatttctgtggtgcaccagcacaagtgcgccacagaatcaactacttctgtggcgcacaagcacaagtgcgccacagaatcaactacttctgtggcgcaccagagcaggtgcgccacagaaacacttatttctgtggcgcagcaagccatgtgcgccacagaaatacctaaacctaattattggtggtggcaggatgtgggccccacataatttctgtggcgcacggcacggtagtgcgccacaaaaatagcttatttttgtggcgcattcttcctcgtgcgccacaaaaaatctttctgtggcgcatttattttggtgcgccacagaactaagctttgcctataagggttttcctactagtggcaggcaatatgaacgagatggggtagaaataaatcacttacagaacgtagcaactgatgatagatttgtcgagctcgcgcagattgaaaagctggaacaattcactcggatgaatttgtacggagtaatgtttgaagtgatgctcatatccaacttccgcataaatatattctttggcgtttttattttttatgtaacccttgtaccatttcaacagacctttcatttgtggaggtagatcctcttcctgcgcaggctcgacgagaggcccattcttcacatatgtaagtactacctccttcactggcgcctcatcaaggcctaacagttcacgaagagaaatacctaagttggccgcttgttctctggcactcgttacagtcaatccctgtgctgccgcagcttctatgatatcgggggcatccggaccggcggctgtcactataagcggggcaatcgattgtttactttgttccccgagctgggcaactcgtttcccgctttttttactttctaattccgctttctcggtctcctctttcttctccttgaacatgcgtgcctgattacgaagttcacgtgcatagtcgtcaggcagattcttcgcggcttgggacggtgtgttcaaaaatgacttagcccacttcttttgctcatcagaaaatactggcttgggctcgggctctcttttcttcttgcagcccgccttccatttctcatattcAGCCGTCCcggccgcctcgacttcctcggcactacgttcccaaggcctcgtggggagaggcttcagtgatggctccgataCCTTTGTTATCTTAGGTACATAACGGTCCGGGTTAATActccaggactgctgcttctgcttcttcgccggaggtggattgggggcggcgtccgcttacccgcccggggcggactagggggcggcggctgcttacccgccggaggtgaattggggggcggcgtcggctgacgtgaatgaggtgtaggtgaagcaccaccaccaccaccgccaccgccaccaccaccaccgtaggggggtggacttgttggcacctcgcctggaaacttgataaacttcttttgccatagaatgaactggcgcttgacatctccaagtcttctcgccccttcaggtgtagcaatgtcaatgtccaggtcctcaaacccttggactatgtcctccaccgtgacacgagcatagccatcttgaatggggttgttgtggtggagtgctccaggtaaacatggtaaagcactgccgatggctaccttcatggacatgttcccgataggataatacagatgacattctttcatctcctttatatcgtccacggggtagcgaggtggctccggtgcagtaatttcgaccaccagaggctccggtgcagtaatttcgatcgtcggtgcaccagctggtggggcctccgtggaagccacgctgcttctccgttgctggcttccgagatccaatggatgattgatacgtctccaacgtatcgataatttcttatgttccatgccacattattgatgttatctacatgttttatgcacactttatgtcatattcgtgcattttctggaactaacctattaacaagatgccgaagtgccgcttcttgttttctgctgtttttggtttcagtaaatcctagtaaggaaatattctcggaattggacgaaatcaaagcccaggggcctatttttccacgaagcttccagaagtccgaagacgaaacgaagaggggccacgaggcagccagagcatagggcggcgcggccccagccctggccgcgcggccctatggtctgggcacctcgcgccgcctcttgacctacccttccgcctacttaaagcctccttgacgaaacccccagtaccgagagccacgatacggaaaaccttccagagacgccgccaacgccgatcccatctcgggggatccaggagatcgcctccggcaccccgccggagaggggaatcatctcccggaggactctacgccgccatggtcgcctccggtgtgatgtgtgagtagtctacccctggactatgggtccatagcagtagctagatggttgtcttctccccattgtgctatcattgtcggatcttgtgagctgcctaacatgatcaagatcatctatctgtaattctatatgttacgtttgttgggatccgatgaatagagaatacttgttatgttgattatcaaagttatatctatgtgatgtttatgatcttgcatgctctccgttattagtagatgctctggccaagttgatgctagtaactccaagagggagtatttatgctcgatagtgggttcatgcctccgtgaatccggaggagtgacaagaaccactaaggttatggatgtgcttgttgccactagggataaaacattagtgctatgttcaaggatgtagtcactagttacattacgcgcaatacttaatgcaattgtccgttgttagcaacttaataccggagggggttcggatgataacccgaaggtggactttttaggcatagatgcgattggatggcggtctatgtactttgtcgtaatgcccaattaaatctcactatactcatcataatatgtatgtgcatggtcatgctctctttatttgtcaattgcccaactataatttgttcacccaacatgctgtttatcttatgggagagacacctctagtgaactcgtggaccccggtccaattctctatcctgaaatacaatctaccgcaatacttgttctactcgttttccgcaaacaatcatcttccacacaatacggttaatcctttgttacagcaagccggtgagattgacaacctcagctgtttcgttggggcaaagtactttggttgtgttgtgcaggttccacgttggcgccggaatccccggtgttgcgccgcactacatcccgccgccatcaaccttcaacgtgcttcttgactcctacctggttcgataaaccttggtttcttacgaggaaacttgctgctgtacgcatcacaccttccacttggggttcccaacgagcgtgtgctttacgcgtcatcaagctaaatttactggcgccgttgccggggagatcaagacacgctgcaaggggagtctccacttctcaatctctttactttgtttttgtcttgcttagttttatttactactttgtttgctgcactaaatcaaaatacaaaaaaaattagttgctagttttactttatttgctatcttgtttgctatatcaaaaacacaaaaaaattagtttacttgcatttactttatctagtttgctttatttactgtttctaaaatggccaacgctgaaaatactaagttgtgtgacttcacaaccacaaataataatgatttcttatgcacacctattgctccacctgctactacagcagaattttttgaaattaaacctgctttactaaatcttgttatgcgagagcaattttctcagtgttagttctcgatgatgcttgctgcccatcttaataattttgttgaactatgtgaaatgcaaaaatataaagatgtagatggtgatattattaaactaaaattgttccctttctcattaagaggaagagctaaagattggttgctatctctcgcctaagaatagtattgattcatggactaaatgcaaggatgcttttattggtagatattatcccctgctaaaattatatctttgaggagtagcataatgaattttaaacaattagatactgaacatgttgctcaagcttgggaaagaatgaaatctttggttaaaaattgcccaacccatggactcgactacttggatgatcatccaaaccttctatgcaggactaaatttttcttcacggaatttattggattcagctgctggaggtacctttatgtccatcactcttggtgaagcaacaaagcttcttgataatatgatgatcaactactctgaatggcacacggaaagagctccacaaggtaagaaggtaaattccgtcgaagaaacctcttccttgagtgataagattgatgctattatgtctatgcttgtgaatgataggactaatattgatcctaataatgttccattagcttcattggttgcacaagaagaacatgttgatgtaaacttcattaaaaataataatttcaacaacaatgcttaccggaacaattctagtaacaactataggccatatccttataataatggcaacggctatggtaattcttatgggaattcttacaacaataataggaacacaccccctggacttgaagccatgcttaaagaatttattagtacacaaactgcttttaacaaatctgttgaagaaaagcttgggaaaattgatatacttgcttctaaagtcgatagtcttgatgctgatgttgatcttttgaaatcgaaagttttgcctaatgaaaatcatcataataaaattgttactacagcaaatgccatccaagttagaattaatgagaatataagattaatggctgaactgcgtgctaggtgggatagagaagaaaatgaaaaactagctaaagagaagaatgtagctaaagtttggactattaccaccactagtaatgctaatgctacacatgttgctgcacctcctactaatactaataaaataattggtgttatcaatgtttccacttctaatgcaaagcgcgagaaactgctcaaactcgctaaaactgctgaaattgcctgtgataaagctcgctgaaattttttccaacattggggatgatgatcccattgctttagattataatggtttgaattttgatgattgccacatctctgaagttataaatttcttgcaaaaacttgctaaaagtcctaatgctagtgctataaatttggctttcacacatcatattacaaatgctctcataaaagctagagaagagaaactagagcgcgaagcctctattcctaaaaagctagaagatggttgggagcccatcattaagatgaaggttaaagattttgattgtaatgctttatgtgatcttggtgcaagtatttctgttatgcctgagaaaatttataatatgcttgacttgccaccgctgaaaaattgttatttggatgttaatcttgctgattatTCTACAAAGAAGCCTTTGGataaggttgataatgttcgcattaccgttaacaataaccttgttcccgttgattttgttgtcttggatattgaatgcaatgcatcttgtccaattatattgggaagaccttttcttcgaactgttggtgctactattgatatgaaggaaggtaatataaaatatcaatttcctctcaagaaaggtatgaaacacttccctagaaagagaattaaggtaccttttgattctattatgagaacaaattatgatgttgacacttcgtctcttgataatacttgatacacactttctgcgcctagctgaaaggcgttaaagaaaatcgcttatgggagacaacccatgtttttacctacagtactttgtttttattttgtgtcttggaagttgtttactactgtagcaacctctccttatcttagttttgtgttttgttgtgccaagttaagccgttgatagaaaagtaagtactagatttggattactgcgcagttccagatttcattgctgtcacgaatctgggtccactctccctgtaggtagctcacaaaattaagccaatttacgtgcatgatcctcagatatgtacgcaactttcattcaatttgagcattttcatttgagcaagtctggtgccattttaaaattcgtcaatacgaactgttctgttttgacagattctgccttttatttcgcattgcctcttttgctatgttggatgaattttttgatccactaatgtccagtagcattatgcaatgtccagaagtgttaagaatgattgtgtcacctctgaatatgttaatttatattgtgcactaaccctctaatgagttgtttcgagtttggtgtggaggaagttttcaaggatcaagagaggagtatgatgcaacatgatcaaggagagtgaaaactctaagcttgggatgccccggtggttcacccctgcatatatcaagaagactcaagcgtctaagcttggggatgcccaaggcatccccttcttcatcgacaacattatcaggttcctcccctgaaactatatttttattccatcacatcttatgtgctttttcttggagcgtcggtttgtttttgtttttgttttgtttgaataaaatggatcctagcattcactttatgggagagagacacgctccgctgtatcatatggacaagtatgtccttggtttctactcatagtattcatggcgaagtttctccttcgttaaattgttatatggttggaattggaaaatgatacatgtagtaattgctataaatgtcttgggtaatgtgatacttggcaatttttgtgctcatgtttaagctcttgcatcatatgctttgcacccattaatgaagaaatacatagagcttgctaaaatttggtttgcatatttggtttctctaaggttctAGATAATTtccagtattgagtttgaacaacaaggaagacggtgtagagtcttataatgttttcaatatgtcttttatgtgatttttgctgcaccggttcatccttgtgtttgtttcaaataatccttgctagcctaaaccttgtatcgagagggaatacttctcatgcatccaaaatacttgagccaaccactatgccatttgtgtccaccatacctacctactacatggtattttctcgccattccaaagtaaattgcttgagtgctacctttaaaattccatcattcacctttgcaatatatagctcatgggacaaatagcttaaaaactattgtggtattgaatatgtaattatgcactttatctcttattaagttgcttgttgtgcgataaccatgtttactggggacgccatcaacttttcattgttgaatttcatgtgagttgctatgcatgttcgtcttgtctgaagtaagggcgatctacactgagttgaatggtttgagcatgcatattgttagagaagaacattgagccgctaactaaagccatgatccatggtggaagtttcagttttggaca contains:
- the LOC124662101 gene encoding hydroxycinnamoyl-CoA:5-hydroxyanthranilate N-hydroxycinnamoyltransferase HHT4-like, encoding MAAAITVRRSTMVRPAAERPRERLWNSNLDLVVPRFHTPSVYFYRRPDSGADAGDGSFFDADRMRRALADALVPFYPMAGRLVRDEDGRVEIGTRRRGRAGVDCFFLVLFRVLDAKFGNWVVFFHLGPVITMIYNN